The region TAAATCTCTAGTGACACATATCAAAGACGTACCTGATATTGCGAGAACATCGCCTACATTATCAGTTGTAAAGTTCAAACCACCAAACCTTCCAGGACTAACAGCCCATAATGAGAAAACCTATCATGAAGTAGAATGGTGTTTACTTATATATCCTATTAGATTTAATATCTGTTAAGCAACATTATAAAGTTCAAATAAGTCACCAAAAGTAGGAATGGTACCTCTTGATAAGCAACATTATAAAGTGAGAAAATGTTGTACACAATAATAGATGACATTAATGGCCAGTTCAGGAAGAGGTTTTCATCTTTTTGGATTATTTTGTCGTCGTCATTACTTATGTTTCCAGTTTCTAAAGCTTCAGCATCATCAATAGACTCATTGCTTAGAGGGTGGTTGTGAAGTGTTTCCTACAGTGATGCAGGAATTTTGTGATCAAATGCTTATACATGTTTAACAAACTATGAAGTTGCTTACTCATACCGGAAGCCAGATGCATGCAATTGCTACCACAAATGCAAAAGTTGATACTGACAAGGAAGGCAAGAAATATGGAAACCTGCATGGTTTATGTTTTGACAATTAAAATAATCACATCAACAATAAGGATCGAAGGAAAAGCTGAATTGTTAGAACTTTATGATACTAAAAATCAAGTAAAATCCACTTACTTATCCCAAAATGAGTCTTTTGGAAATAGATGAGGGTATTTCACTGCTGGCTGCAATGTAAATTTCACACAGTATTAGCGAAACGAATAAAAGTGTCTTCAATTAAAATAGCTATGAAGCATCAAGTACCTGAGCCAAATAACCTCCCAATGTTGGTCCAATTACTAAGCCTATACCCCAAGCTGCACTGAGCTGAAACCATATCACGTTATGAATTATTATTGTTGAATGCAGAAAATATATCAACGACGTGCTACACCTAGTACTATTGAGCTTGATGTGTGGATAGAAGTTATTGAAGGTAACGTGTGTGTCAGTGTCGTGTTAGTGTCGAACATAGGTTATAGAAGTTTACCGTTGAGAGTCCAAGACCTTGCTTTTCTTCTCTAAATATTTCGGTACTATAAGCCTGTTATCAGAAAACGATGTGACAAAAAAATCAACTGATATCCAAATACAGAAATGACAAACTAATGATTGTTCCCTGATGTTGAAGGACGAAACATTAGGTTATATTTGTGTTGTTTGGTACCTTCATTGGTCCTAGCAAACCATTTAAACATCCAAGAAAGAATCGGGTAGTA is a window of Lathyrus oleraceus cultivar Zhongwan6 chromosome 6, CAAS_Psat_ZW6_1.0, whole genome shotgun sequence DNA encoding:
- the LOC127097184 gene encoding probable peptide/nitrate transporter At3g43790; the encoded protein is FTNFSIIIFNTLFGLSTSFSMAVTTRFFLGCLNGLLGPMKAYSTEIFREEKQGLGLSTLSAAWGIGLVIGPTLGGYLAQPAVKYPHLFPKDSFWDKFPYFLPSLSVSTFAFVVAIACIWLPETLHNHPLSNESIDDAEALETGNISNDDDKIIQKDENLFLNWPLMSSIIVYNIFSLYNVAYQEVFSLWAVSPGRFGGLNFTTDNVGDVLAISGIGLIVSQLFLYPSFERAFGPIKFARISAVLSIPLLQSYPFIAMLSGITLYLVINIVSLLKNVLSMTIITGLFIMQNRAVEQHQRGAANGIAMTIMSIFKAIGPAGGGAV